One window of Myxocyprinus asiaticus isolate MX2 ecotype Aquarium Trade chromosome 4, UBuf_Myxa_2, whole genome shotgun sequence genomic DNA carries:
- the LOC127440172 gene encoding NADPH-dependent diflavin oxidoreductase 1-like isoform X2, with product MKTCWCCAARKVCFTINITYISAVSSKSITKGAYIFSVKMSIHALLVLYGSQTGTAQDTAERIGRQAQRRRMRVRVEALDTYNVANLISESLVVFVCATTGQGDPPDNMKKFWRFLFRKTLPADSLCCLDCAVLGLGDSSYPKFNFVAKKLYKRLLQLGANMLQPVGLADDQHDLGPDGVIDTWLLSFWQKTLSLYPPPAGLAPIREEEKLPPRYVFHFLDEVPNKQVEHHQIPDNKAPPNSVHPFPARVVFNQRVTDLSHFQDVRHIEFDITGSKIQYSAGDVVMIRPCNAAEDVEQFCQLLRLDPERYFTLKPTDNSTAVPARLPQPSSIRFLVEQFLDISAVPRRSFFELLATFATNELESEKLLEFSSAQGQEALHAYCNRPRRTALEVLADFPHTTAELSVDYLLDLFPEIQPRSFSIASSLLNHPNRIQILLAVVKYKTKLHKPRKGLCSSWLGSLDPSKGEAFVSLWVKKGSLSFPEDPDTPVIMVGPGTGVAPFRSAIQERATQGKMANVLFFGCRSESKDFYCRSEWEEKVQAGQMILFTAFSRDQEDKIYVQHRVKEQSKLIWDLITKRNAFFYIAGNAKQMPTGVCDALKGIFENEGGMSENQAQEILDSMEKAGRFQSETWS from the exons ATGAAAACATGCTGGTGCTGTGCTGCCAGAAAAGTCTGTTTTACAATCAATATTACGTATATATCTGCTGTCAGTAGTAAAAGTATCACTAAAGGTGCTTACATTTTCAG TGTCAAAATGAGCATTCACGCTCTTCTGGTTCTGTACGGGAGCCAGACAGGAACAGCACAGGATACAGCAGAGCGAATAGGGCGTCAAGCACAGAGGAGGCGGATGAGAGTCAGAGTGGAAGCCCTGGACACCTACAATGTG GCCAACCTGATCTCGGAGTCTCTTGTTGTGTTTGTCTGCGCCACCACGGGACAGGGTGACCCTCCAGACAATATGAAG AAATTCTGGAGATTCCTGTTCAGGAAGACTTTGCCTGCTGATTCTCTTTGTTGTCTTGATTGTGCTGTACTGGGCCTTGGAGACTCCTCCTATCCTAA GTTCAACTTTGTTGCTAAGAAGCTCTATAAGCGTTTGCTTCAGCTTGGTGCTAATATGCTACAGCCTGTTGGACTGGCTGATGATCAACATGACCTGGG GCCAGATGGTGTGATTGACACCTGGTTGCTTTCATTCTGGCAGAAAACCCTGTCTCTCTACCCTCCTCCAGCTGGCCTTGCACCGATCCGTGAGGAAGAGAA GCTTCCACCCCGATATGTTTTCCACTTCCTAGACGAAGTCCCAAACAAGCAGGTTGAGCATCACCAGATACCTGATAACAAGGCCCCTCCCAACTCAGTGCACCCTTTCCCAGCTCGAGTGGTATTCAATCAGAGAGTGACTGATCTCTCACACTTCCAGGATGTCAGGCATATTGAGTTTGACATCACAGGCTCTAAAATCCA GTACAGTGCAGGGGACGTTGTAATGATAAGGCCCTGTAATGCTGCAGAGGATGTGGAGCAGTTTTGCCAACTGTTGAGACTTGACCCTGAGCGCTACTTTACACTAAAGCCCACTGACAACAGCACAG CAGTTCCTGCACGTCTTCCTCAGCCCTCCTCCATTCGCTTTCTGGTGGAACAGTTTCTGGACATTTCTGCTGTTCCACGTCGCTCCTTTTTCGAGCTGTTGGCAACTTTTGCCACTAATGAGCTGGAGAGTGAAAAACTGCTGGAGTTCAGCTCTGCTCAGGGCCAGGAAGCTCTTCATGCCTACTGCAACCGACCTCGTCGAACCGCCCTGGAG GTTCTGGCAGACTTCCCTCACACCACAGCTGAGCTGAGTGTTGACTACCTGTTGGATCTTTTCCCTGAAATCCAACCTCGCTCCTTCTCTATCGCCTCTTCACTCTTG AATCACCCTAACCGCATCCAGATCTTGCTTGCAGTAGTGAAATATAAAACCAAGCTTCATAAGCCACGCAAGGGCCTGTGTTCTTCCTGGCTGGGATCTCTGGATCCCTCTAAAG GAGAGGCTTTTGTGTCCCTGTGGGTGAAGAAGGGGAGCTTGAGTTTCCCTGAGGACCCAGACACCCCTGTGATAATGGTTGGGCCAGGGACAGGTGTGGCTCCCTTCAGATCTGCTATACAGGAGAGGGCTACTCAAGGGAAGATGG CTAATGTGCTGTTCTTTGGCTGTCGGTCTGAATCAAAGGACTTCTACTGTCGATCAGAATGGGAGGAGAAGGTGCAGGCTGGCCAGATGATCCTTTTCACAGCCTTCTCCAGAGACCAG GAGGATAAAATCTATGTTCAACATCGAGTGAAGGAACAAAGCAAACTTATATGGGATCTGATAACAAAGAGGAATGCCTTCTTTTACATAGCAGG GAATGCCAAGCAGATGCCCACAGGTGTATGTGATGCTCTGAAGGGGATTTTTGAAAATGAGGGTGGCATGTCTGAAAATCAGGCACAGGAAATACTGGATTCCATGGAGAAAGCTGGGCGCTTTCAGAGTGAAACCTGGTCCTGA
- the LOC127440177 gene encoding N-terminal Xaa-Pro-Lys N-methyltransferase 1, whose amino-acid sequence MSDCKTRQSVRARKQRSCTKMEDHLIEDETVFYSKAEHYWREVPPTVDGMLGGYGSISSIDINGSKKFLQEFLGEGQGKTGTSCALDCGAGIGRITKRLLLPLFRTVDLVDVTQEFLDKARTYLGEEGKRVENYFCCGLQDFQPQPERYDVIWIQWVIGHLTDDHLVEFLRRCRSGLRPDGLIVVKDNVAYEGVIPDDVDSSVCRDLNVLHNIVARAGLNIIFEEQQQNFPEEIYQVHTLALR is encoded by the exons ATGAGCGATTGTAAGACACGACAGTCAGTGAGGGCACGAAAGCAAAG GAGTTGCACAAAGATGGAAGACCATTTGATAGAGGACGAGACGGTCTTTTACTCGAAGGCAGAACACTACTGGAGGGAGGTCCCGCCCACTGTGGATGGAATGCTGGGAGGTTATGGCAGCATTTCCAGCATTGACATTAATGGCTCCAAAAAGTTCCTCCAAGAATTCCTTGGG GAAGGCCAGGGTAAAACTGGGACAAGCTGCGCTCTGGACTGTGGGGCTGGAATTGGCCGTATCACCAAGCGACTGCTCCTGCCGCTCTTCCGGACGGTGGACCTAGTGGATGTCACTCAGGAGTTCCTGGATAAAGCTCGTACATATCTGGGTGAGGAGGGCAAGCGGGTGGAGAACTACTTTTGCTGTGGTCTGCAGGACTTTCAGCCCCAGCCAGAACGCTATGATGTCATTTGGATTCAGTGGGTGATTG GCCACTTGACTGACGACCACCTGGTGGAATTTTTAAGGCGTTGCCGGAGCGGTCTGCGTCCAGATGGCCTCATTGTAGTGAAGGATAATGTTGCGTATGAAGGTGTAATACCTGATGATGTGGACAGCAGCGTGTGTCGGGACCTGAATGTACTACACAACATAGTGGCCAGGGCTGGACTCAACATCATCTTTGAGGAGCAGCAGCAGAACTTCCCTGAGGAGATCTATCAGGTCCACACTCTCGCTCTCAGATAG
- the LOC127440172 gene encoding NADPH-dependent diflavin oxidoreductase 1-like isoform X1 — MKTCWCCAARKVCFTINITYISAVSSKSITKGAYIFSVKMSIHALLVLYGSQTGTAQDTAERIGRQAQRRRMRVRVEALDTYNVANLISESLVVFVCATTGQGDPPDNMKKFWRFLFRKTLPADSLCCLDCAVLGLGDSSYPKFNFVAKKLYKRLLQLGANMLQPVGLADDQHDLGPDGVIDTWLLSFWQKTLSLYPPPAGLAPIREEEKLPPRYVFHFLDEVPNKQVEHHQIPDNKAPPNSVHPFPARVVFNQRVTDLSHFQDVRHIEFDITGSKIQYSAGDVVMIRPCNAAEDVEQFCQLLRLDPERYFTLKPTDNSTAAVPARLPQPSSIRFLVEQFLDISAVPRRSFFELLATFATNELESEKLLEFSSAQGQEALHAYCNRPRRTALEVLADFPHTTAELSVDYLLDLFPEIQPRSFSIASSLLNHPNRIQILLAVVKYKTKLHKPRKGLCSSWLGSLDPSKGEAFVSLWVKKGSLSFPEDPDTPVIMVGPGTGVAPFRSAIQERATQGKMANVLFFGCRSESKDFYCRSEWEEKVQAGQMILFTAFSRDQEDKIYVQHRVKEQSKLIWDLITKRNAFFYIAGNAKQMPTGVCDALKGIFENEGGMSENQAQEILDSMEKAGRFQSETWS, encoded by the exons ATGAAAACATGCTGGTGCTGTGCTGCCAGAAAAGTCTGTTTTACAATCAATATTACGTATATATCTGCTGTCAGTAGTAAAAGTATCACTAAAGGTGCTTACATTTTCAG TGTCAAAATGAGCATTCACGCTCTTCTGGTTCTGTACGGGAGCCAGACAGGAACAGCACAGGATACAGCAGAGCGAATAGGGCGTCAAGCACAGAGGAGGCGGATGAGAGTCAGAGTGGAAGCCCTGGACACCTACAATGTG GCCAACCTGATCTCGGAGTCTCTTGTTGTGTTTGTCTGCGCCACCACGGGACAGGGTGACCCTCCAGACAATATGAAG AAATTCTGGAGATTCCTGTTCAGGAAGACTTTGCCTGCTGATTCTCTTTGTTGTCTTGATTGTGCTGTACTGGGCCTTGGAGACTCCTCCTATCCTAA GTTCAACTTTGTTGCTAAGAAGCTCTATAAGCGTTTGCTTCAGCTTGGTGCTAATATGCTACAGCCTGTTGGACTGGCTGATGATCAACATGACCTGGG GCCAGATGGTGTGATTGACACCTGGTTGCTTTCATTCTGGCAGAAAACCCTGTCTCTCTACCCTCCTCCAGCTGGCCTTGCACCGATCCGTGAGGAAGAGAA GCTTCCACCCCGATATGTTTTCCACTTCCTAGACGAAGTCCCAAACAAGCAGGTTGAGCATCACCAGATACCTGATAACAAGGCCCCTCCCAACTCAGTGCACCCTTTCCCAGCTCGAGTGGTATTCAATCAGAGAGTGACTGATCTCTCACACTTCCAGGATGTCAGGCATATTGAGTTTGACATCACAGGCTCTAAAATCCA GTACAGTGCAGGGGACGTTGTAATGATAAGGCCCTGTAATGCTGCAGAGGATGTGGAGCAGTTTTGCCAACTGTTGAGACTTGACCCTGAGCGCTACTTTACACTAAAGCCCACTGACAACAGCACAG CAGCAGTTCCTGCACGTCTTCCTCAGCCCTCCTCCATTCGCTTTCTGGTGGAACAGTTTCTGGACATTTCTGCTGTTCCACGTCGCTCCTTTTTCGAGCTGTTGGCAACTTTTGCCACTAATGAGCTGGAGAGTGAAAAACTGCTGGAGTTCAGCTCTGCTCAGGGCCAGGAAGCTCTTCATGCCTACTGCAACCGACCTCGTCGAACCGCCCTGGAG GTTCTGGCAGACTTCCCTCACACCACAGCTGAGCTGAGTGTTGACTACCTGTTGGATCTTTTCCCTGAAATCCAACCTCGCTCCTTCTCTATCGCCTCTTCACTCTTG AATCACCCTAACCGCATCCAGATCTTGCTTGCAGTAGTGAAATATAAAACCAAGCTTCATAAGCCACGCAAGGGCCTGTGTTCTTCCTGGCTGGGATCTCTGGATCCCTCTAAAG GAGAGGCTTTTGTGTCCCTGTGGGTGAAGAAGGGGAGCTTGAGTTTCCCTGAGGACCCAGACACCCCTGTGATAATGGTTGGGCCAGGGACAGGTGTGGCTCCCTTCAGATCTGCTATACAGGAGAGGGCTACTCAAGGGAAGATGG CTAATGTGCTGTTCTTTGGCTGTCGGTCTGAATCAAAGGACTTCTACTGTCGATCAGAATGGGAGGAGAAGGTGCAGGCTGGCCAGATGATCCTTTTCACAGCCTTCTCCAGAGACCAG GAGGATAAAATCTATGTTCAACATCGAGTGAAGGAACAAAGCAAACTTATATGGGATCTGATAACAAAGAGGAATGCCTTCTTTTACATAGCAGG GAATGCCAAGCAGATGCCCACAGGTGTATGTGATGCTCTGAAGGGGATTTTTGAAAATGAGGGTGGCATGTCTGAAAATCAGGCACAGGAAATACTGGATTCCATGGAGAAAGCTGGGCGCTTTCAGAGTGAAACCTGGTCCTGA